The DNA window CGGCCCCGCGTGGCCGTGGGCGAGCTCGAGGACCGCCCCGACGGCGAGCACCGGCGCCAGCGCGGCGGCCGCCGCGGAGGACGCCGTCGCCTGCACGCGCCGGTCGCGCTCGTCGGCGGCCGGCAGGAGCAGGTCGTGCACGACGTCGCGGTCGGGGACCAGGCGCGCCAGCGCTGCCCACCCGGCGAAGCCCACCGCTGCGACGACCGCGGCGGGGCGGTTGCCGCCGGCGAGCGCGGCGACAGTGACCGCGGTGCCCAGCGCGAGCAGGAGCAGCGGCCACCAGCGCGCGGCCCGTGGCTCGCAGTCGACCGCACCGTCACCCGCGGGTTGCTGGGACGTCGGCGTCATCGTGGAAGACCTCCTCGACCGGGGTGCGGAAGAGCCGCCCGATGCGCAGCGCGAGCGGCAGGCTCGGGTCGTAGCGACCGTTCTCGATCGCGTTGACCGTCTGGCGGGAGACCCCGAGCTGCGCCGCCAGGGCTCCCTGGCTGAGGCCTGCGCGCGTGCGCAGCTCGGCGACCTCGTTGCGCACCTCGCCACGATGCGCCGCGACAGGACCACCTGTCAAGCGTCCTTGACAGCCCGACCGTGCCCGGACACACCGCAGCGGCGCCCCCCGAGGAGGGGAGCGCCGCTGCGGGTCGTACGTGCCGGCTGGCCTAGAAGTGGAACGGCCAGGAGGCGTTGACCCAGGTGGTGGCCTGGCCCGCCGTCAGCGTGACGGTGGAGGCGCCGGCCTGGTCGGCGGAGCCGTTCGGCGTGCCGTTGAACCACTGCGGCGCGTAGCCGCTGGCGGGGTTCACGAACTCGACCTGGTAGTCGCCGGGCGCCACCCCGTCGAACTCGTAGCTGCCGTTGCTGCCCGTCGTGGCCGCAGGGACCGCGTCGGTGGTGCTGCCCACCGGCACGAGGTGGACCGCGACGCCTGTCGCCGGGAAGCTGAAGCTGTTGCCCCCGAACGAGATCGACAGGTTCGTCGAGCCGGCGAGGACCGCGGTGGTCGACGTCGGCGCCTGGCCCAGCACCGTGAGGTGCAGCTGCTGGGTGGCAGCGGGCAGGCCGTTCGACGCGGACAGCGTCACCGCGTACCCGCCCTGGGTGCCGGCCTCCGGAGTGCCGGACAGGGTGGCGGTGCCGTCACCGTTGTCCTTGAAGGTCACGCCGGTCGGGAGTGCGCCCGACTCGGTGATCGCCGCGGTCGGGAACCCGGTCGTCGTCACCGTGACGGTGCCCGCCGAGCCGGCCACGAACGTCGCGTTCGCCGAGGAGGTGATGGCCGTACGCGTGCCGACGCTCAGCACGAACTGCTGCGTCTGCGTCGGCGAGACGCCGTTGGAGGCCGTGATGGTGACCGGGAAGCTGCCCGTCGTCGCGGGCGCCGTGCCGGCGATCGTCGCCGTCCCGTCGCCGTTGTCGGTGAAGGTGATGCCCGCGGGCAGCGCACCCGACTCGGTCAGCGTGGCCTGAGGCACCGCGTTGGTGGTCACCGTGAAGGTGCCCGCCGCGCCGGCCTCGAAGACGGCCGAGGGGTTGGACGTGATCTGCAGCGGGGCCACGTTGACGGTGAAGTCGGTGGACACCTTGGTGCCGCGGTACTTCAGCGTCGCCGTGACGGTGGCGATGCCGCTGCCGACCGTGCGCAGCGTGCTGCCCTGGACGGCCACGACGCTGCTGCGGTTGGAGGAGAAGGACACGGTCGCCCCGGCGGGGAGCGGCGTGCTCTTGCCCTTGGTGATGTAGCCGTAGAGGCTCTGGTCGTCCATCGAGACCGTGAGCTGCGGGTCGATGGTCGTGCCGACCGCGACCTGCACGCGCTGCGCGACCTGCTTGGCCGCGTCACCCGCCTGCACCGGCTTGGCCGTCAGGACAGCCGGCTCGGCAGCGATGGTGCCGCTGACCGACAGGGTGCCCTTGAGCTTGACGTCGGTGGAGGACGCCGCGACCTGGAGGCCGTAGCGGCCCGGGTCGACGACGTACTTGTTGGAGGCCTCGTCCCAGAAGGCCAGCTTGCTGGCC is part of the Motilibacter peucedani genome and encodes:
- a CDS encoding helix-turn-helix transcriptional regulator yields the protein MRNEVAELRTRAGLSQGALAAQLGVSRQTVNAIENGRYDPSLPLALRIGRLFRTPVEEVFHDDADVPATRG